AAAGCTGCGTAGAGTGGAGACCGAGTGCAGGGGCAGCGGGAAGAACTGAGGGAAGAGTGAGCTTCACTGTGAGGGCTTGGGTGACACTGTAAATGTAGCGGTTGCTAAAGGTACCCCGCAAGGCTAGAGGGAGGGAATTAGTACCGTAAAAGTCAATTCAGATAATTTCTTACTGCATCGGTCAAGTGGTTAAGAACTTGGGTTCTGGCACTAGAATACCTGGGGTTATATCCCTGCTTTTCTGTGACTTTGCGCCTCTCTgcatctcatctgtaaaacaaagataataatagtacttacctctcAGGTAGTTGTGCaacttaaatgagttaatatataaagtgcttattaCAGCATCTTACACATAGAAGGTAGaaaacaaatgttagctattattgcaTAGATTTGGATGTGACGTAGAACTGAATGCtcaaataaatattgttataaCTTACTTATAAAATGAGTGTTGATCATCAGTATAAATAAATTCCATGTTGTTTTTCCTTCGCTTTTACATATTGACTGGCTGTCCTGTTCTTTTTGTATCCAGCTGTGTTGCCATCATGCCTCAAACCCGATCCCAGGCACAGGCTACAATcaattttccaaaaaagaaattgcCTCGGACCTTGAACACCAGACTAGGACCGATAAATGTCCAGGCTATCCCCTGTTCTCCTTGTGGAAAAATTCTGCCTCTCAGCCCCAGAAAACGTCTGGGTAAGCTATCCATTACCTACAACTTTTTTACTAGTAGCTGTCAACCTTTTCTTTTCTCGATAAGATAGTTGTCCTTTGAAGGAGTTTTCTAAGTTCATTTGAGATGATTCTATTCGTTTTAGTTATTTTCAGAATGGTTAATAAGTGCTTACTGAACTCCAGGGTTAAGCCACTTGCTAAGATTACTGTCTGAACTACTTAATAGGTCTGATCTTCAATTCCTTAATACTGAACATAGTTCTGTCAGTGTTTTAAATGACTTTGCGGtaaccaggcgcggtggctcacgcctgtaatcctagcactctgggaggccgaggtgggcggatcgtttgagctcaggagttcgagaccagcctgagcaagagcgagaccccatctctactaaaaatagaaagaaatcatatggacagctaaaaatatatatcaaaaaaattagccgggcatggtggtgcatgcctgtagtcccagctactcgggaggctgagacaggaggatcccttgagctcaggagtttgaggttgctgtgagctaggctgacgccacggcactcactctagcctgggcaacaaagtgagactctgtctcaaaaaaaaaaaaagacccggtctctactataaaaatagaaagaacttagctggacaactgaaaatatatagaacaaattagccgggcatggtggcacattcctgtagtcccagctactcgggaggctgaggcgggaggatcacttgagcccaggagtttgagcgagtctgatgccctggcactctagccagggcaacagagtgagactctgtctcaaaataaaagaaaaaaagaaaaaatgacctTGCAATTACATGGTATTATGAAACTTGCCtcaatatttgtgaaattaaaagaaaaaaatacgtGACATTCTTGATATTTTCAGtccttttcttgttttagaaCAATAGTTGGTAATCCTTTCCTGTTTTAGAGTATTTGTTTCTAATGCAGGGTGATTTGGccatatctggagacatttttggttgtcatagaTGAAGGGGTGGCATAGTGGGTAAAAGCCacagatgctgctaaacatcctacagtgcacaggacagccttcTGACAATTTGGTTCAAGATGTCAGTGGTGTCAAGATTGAGATATCTTGTTTTAGAACAATCTTAGAATTTCATCCCACTAAAGCCCATTTGGTTTCTACCTCTTATCCATGGGGCGGgtgatacattccaagaccctcagtggatgtCTGAAATCTTAGATAGTACcaaaccatacacacacacacacacacacacacacacacacacacactatgtttTTTGATCTGTTAACCAAGTCAGCTACCATACCAAGTGACTGATGGACAGGTAATGTATACAGTGTGGATATGCTAGACagagggatgattcatgtcccggGAAGGACTGTGCAAGATTTAATCATGCTACTCAACAactcacaatttaaaatttaatgaattgtttatttctggaattttacttttaatattttcagacgtGGGGCAACTGAAACCACCGAAGGCGAAACTGAGGATAAGAGAGGAATACTGTAGTAAGATCAGTGGTGCCATCTGGTGGCCAATATTTGCTTCTAGTTGAGAGAGCATTTTATTTTGGTGGTTCTGAGGTCGAAATTCACCTCTTTATAGGGGAGATAGAGGTCTTTGCAAGTCCTTTTGCTATCCACTGCTATGAATGACCACGTTTTGATTTTAATATGTTTCAGGTGATGACAACCTATGCAACACTCCTCATTTACCTCCCTGTTCTCCACCAAAGCAAGGCAAGAAAGAGAATGGTCCCCCTCGCTCACACACACCTAAGGGAAAGGGACGCAGATTGATATTTGACAATCAACTGACAGTTAAATCTCCTAGCAAAAGAGAACAAGCCAAAGTTCACCAAAACAAAATACTCTACTCAGTTCAAAAAAGTCAAGAGAGCACAACAAATTCTAAGGAGAGATGTCCGTTGGAGAAAGAATCTGCATGTATGAGACTGTTCAAGCAAGAAGGTTTGTTCTTACGTGGCAGCTGTTAGTGCAGCCATTGTAAACAAGGCTGATAACTACGAATGAAACCCAGTGGGTCTTCTCAGTCACCTTCTGTTGTGTCTAATTGACCTTTTACGTCTGGCACAGGTACTTGCTACCAGCAAGCAAAGCTGGTCCTGAATACAGCTGTTCCAGATCGGCTGCCTGCCAGGGAAAAGGAGATGGATGTCATCAGGAATTTCCTGAGGGAACACATCTGTGGGAAAAAAGCTGGAAGTCTTTACCTTTCTGGTGCTCCTGGAACTGGAAAAACTGCCTGCTTAAGCCGAATTCTGCAAGACCTCAAGGTACATTGAGAGTCTGAATTATGATACTCTTGCTAAAATGACACTTGGTTTTTAAGGATTAAGGAAAAGTAGTTTTGGAGATTGAAggttttctcaaaataagacatttgTAGTTTCATTGTCTAAATCTTTCCAAATGAAAGTAGAGCTGTCTCCTCTCTTATACACTGTTAGCTCCTCAAAGACATTTCAGGTTCCATCAAATCTTTATCAGAAGCCAAAATAACTcccatgtttgcatttttttctagaaggAACTGAAAGGCTTTAAAACTATCATGCTGAATTGCATGTCCTTGAGGAGTGCCCAGGCTGTATTCCCAGCTATTGCTCAGGAGATTTGTCAGGAAGAAGTATCCAGGCCAGCTGGGAAGGACATgatgagaaaattggaaaaacaTATGACTGCAGAGAAGGGCCCCATGATGTAAGTATTGCTCTGCTGAAAGTATTGCTCTGTGAAAATCTGCAAGGTCTGTTGTCCACAAAAAGAACATTCCCTGTATTTGCTCTATGAGGGGTAGTTACATATACTTAAAGGGAAGAAGAAACGAAAAATACACCCTCtaattttaaattggaaaaaggatttttaaattaattgcttGAAAACATCTGGATGTTACTTGTTCATGATGGGGGTATCCTTGTAACAAGTGACTAGAGATAGGATAAATTATGATCATCAAATTAGTCTCAGCTTTAGGAATGTGACCTAAAGTCAGCCCAGATCAAACAGATTGGAGGGTTAAGAAGGTGAAAGAGGATACTAATTGTTTCTCTTTGTATGCAGTGTGTTGGTGTTGGATGAGATGGATCAACTGGACAGCAAAGGGCAGGATGTATTGTACACACTGTTTGAATGGCCATGGCTAAGCAATTCCCGATTGGTGCTGATTGGTTAGTACTCAATCACTACTGTTGCATGATGGTCctaaagcattctttttttttttaatctttcagcTTATTTATCAACTATCATTTTATCTTAAACCAGTTTTCTGCCTTCttgtcaaaataagaaaattactataaagttgtaattttttttttgagacagtctcactctgttgcccgggctagagtgctgtggcgtcagcctagctcacagcaacctcaaactcctggtatcaagcaatccttctgcctcagcctcccgagtagctgggactacaggcattcgccaccatgcccagctaattttttctatatgtttttagttgtccagctagtttctttctattttcagtagagatgaggtctcgctcttgctcaggctggtctcgaacccctgagctcaaacgatcctcggccttccagagtgctaggattacaggcatgagccaccacacccagccagcttAACGTAGTAATTGTAATCTAAGGCAAATCAATTTTGTTAAGTCTGAATAGAATGACATAATCTTGCATTTCACAGGTAATAGATTTTTGGAGTATCTGGTCCTGCATATCAGTGAACAATTCTAAGCCTAATTTGAAAAGAACATTCTATAATGACTATACATCTTACCTAATAGATATATCTTATCTATTGGGGTAGGGTAAGGGTCAAGTGGGAAGCAACAGTTGAAATGCTGGATTATAACTGGAAATTTTAGTTAGCTTTTGGAGGGTTTAGATTTCCTTTTGGAGTGGTTTGACCAGTTGTGATTAATGTTATTTATCTCCCCCTCAGGTATTGCTAATACCCTGGATCTCACAGACAGAATTCTGCCTAGGCTTCAAGCTGGAGGAAAATGTAAACCACAGCTATTGAACTTTCCACCTTATACCAGAGTTCAGATAGCTACTATCTTGCAAGACCGACTTAATCAGGTGAGTGCCAGCCATTGTGCCCATGTGTTCCTTGGATCGCCTGTGTTGGGGAAACCTAACAATAGTTCTAAGACATTTCGCTTTGATTCCTTTACTAATGGAGCAAGGAGTTCCTATGGACCACAGTGAGaacatttttatgtgaatttacaCACATGGCTCCATTCATTTATCGGATGCTTCAGTGTTGAAATAAAAGTAGGAGTTAGAGGAATCACTCAAATGCTTCCTTAATGGCCTTTAAAAAATAGGACCTATGAAAAAACTTTCTCTTTTGAAAGTGactaaatggattttttttgctGTCATTTAAGTACCCATTGCTTTTTTCCATTCATGAACCTCTACCACATTCCTACAAAATGATTAAATGTGTGAAAACTCAaacatctccatttatttatgagCAGAAAAAGCATCTCTTAGACCTTAAAGAGTCGCCAATCAAGTTTAgacttaaatgtgaaaatatttatccCTAGGACCTAAATTACAGAGGGAGAATCTTCTAATTCAAACTGTTATCATTTATATCTTGTCCAAAGGTGTCTAGAGATCAGGTTCTGGATAATGCGGCAATTCAGTTCTGTGCCCGCAAAGTCTCTGCTGTTTCAGGAGATGTTCGCAAAGCACTAGATGTTTGCAGGTGAGTTATGGCACTGTTggctgcttttatttaaaaaagaaatgctgttaATTGTCTCATGTAACTCAAGTGAATGTGGCTTAAGAGGCTCCGTTCTGCTACTTTTTTATGCTCAGAAAGGAGGACTTGTTTCTCAGTGGGAAGCTGTGGGTTTCCACCGTGTTAATGTCTAAAACATTATCAGTCCATTACCTACAGAGGGAGAAACAAATGAGATGTTGCTGGCACTCCCTGTGGTGATTATAGATTGGTTAATtacatttgtattaaaaaatactcCAGTTTACTTTTCCATTAGCTGGTTTCAAGCAGGTTTATTTATGGACCTGAACCATCTTTGCCTTtagacttttttctcttcctttccttttgtgaGCACCCCTTCTTCCCTCCAGTTGGTACCCCCAACAGTTGTACTCCAgacctctttcttccttcccatacccctgcccctcctgctggGGAAAGCCTCTGTGCTGACTGATGaaatttcttccttcccagtAGGGACACTGGGTCCATTAAAATGATACTTGCTGTGCTGGCCTGCTGGTCCAACCTCCCCCTATTGCCATGCAGA
The Eulemur rufifrons isolate Redbay chromosome 9, OSU_ERuf_1, whole genome shotgun sequence DNA segment above includes these coding regions:
- the CDC6 gene encoding cell division control protein 6 homolog, with the translated sequence MPQTRSQAQATINFPKKKLPRTLNTRLGPINVQAIPCSPCGKILPLSPRKRLGDDNLCNTPHLPPCSPPKQGKKENGPPRSHTPKGKGRRLIFDNQLTVKSPSKREQAKVHQNKILYSVQKSQESTTNSKERCPLEKESACMRLFKQEGTCYQQAKLVLNTAVPDRLPAREKEMDVIRNFLREHICGKKAGSLYLSGAPGTGKTACLSRILQDLKKELKGFKTIMLNCMSLRSAQAVFPAIAQEICQEEVSRPAGKDMMRKLEKHMTAEKGPMIVLVLDEMDQLDSKGQDVLYTLFEWPWLSNSRLVLIGIANTLDLTDRILPRLQAGGKCKPQLLNFPPYTRVQIATILQDRLNQVSRDQVLDNAAIQFCARKVSAVSGDVRKALDVCRRAIEIVESDVKSQTILKPLSECKSPSESLIPKRVGLIHISQVISEVDSNRMTLSQEGAPDSFPLQQKILVCSLLLLTRQLKIKEVTLGKLYEAYSKVCRKQQVAAVDQSECLSLSGLLEARGILGLKKNKETRLTKVSLKIEEKEIEHALKDKALIGNILATGLP